One segment of Brassica napus cultivar Da-Ae chromosome C3, Da-Ae, whole genome shotgun sequence DNA contains the following:
- the LOC106385424 gene encoding putative BTB/POZ domain-containing protein At2g40450 translates to MATQSNKDIFLGGLRTLFEEQWQVDVLLKAGNSDERAAISAHKLVLASRSMVLKKMMESDELKSSSKLETVTFSEMKHEELEALVEFMYSVDGSISSESLKKHVRSLYLAADKYEIPHLRDLCRKHLISSLNSSNALNILELAQIPFDKALNDAAFTTIKNNISSIASSAEFKLFVVNHPDLSVEIMKASLIRPRTSASCHYCGSSFRY, encoded by the exons ATGGCAACACAGAGCAACAAAGACATCTTCTTGGGTGGATTAAGGACTCTCTTTGAAGAACAATGGCAAGTAGATGTACTCCTCAAGGCAGGAAACAGTGATGAGCGTGCAGCTATCTCCGCCCACAAACTTGTTCtg GCATCAAGGTCAATGgtgttgaagaagatgatggaaTCAGACGAGTTGAAGTCTTCATCTAAGCTAGAGACAGTCACTTTCTCCGAGATGAAACACGAGGAACTTGAGGCTTTGGTTGAGTTCATGTACAGCGTTGATGGCTCCATTTCTTCTGAAAGTCTCAAGAAACATGTTAGGTCACTCTATCTTGCAGCCGACAAGTACGAGATTCCGCATCTGCGTGACCTATGTAGAAAGCATCTTATATCATCTCTTAACTCGTCCAACGCTCTTAACATCCTTGAGCTTGCTCAAATCCCTTTTGACAAGGCCCTTAACGATGCGGCTTTCACTACTATCAAGAACAATATAAGCTCCATCGCTAGCTCTGCTGAGTTCAAGTTGTTTGTAGTCAACCATCCAGATCTTTCTGTGGAGATCATGAAGGCTTCTCTTATTCGGCCTCGTACTAGTGCTAGCTGTCATTATTGTGGTAGTAGCTTCCGCTACTAG